One Natrinema halophilum genomic window carries:
- a CDS encoding CBS domain-containing protein encodes MEDIFVARVMSTSLHTVTPDTLVEDAAQVMLENGIGSVVVVDDHNRLEGILTTTDFVRIVSERQPKDQTPVSTYMSSDVVTTTAQDRIRDAADTMVEHDFHHIPVVDDEEGVIGMITTSDLAGYLSRVQRPSPAE; translated from the coding sequence ATGGAGGATATTTTCGTCGCTCGAGTCATGTCCACGTCTTTGCACACGGTGACGCCGGACACACTCGTCGAAGACGCTGCACAGGTGATGCTCGAAAACGGGATCGGTTCGGTCGTCGTCGTCGACGACCACAACCGACTCGAGGGTATCCTGACGACGACGGATTTCGTCCGAATCGTCTCCGAACGGCAGCCGAAAGATCAGACGCCGGTTTCGACGTATATGAGTTCCGACGTCGTAACGACCACGGCACAGGATCGCATCCGCGACGCCGCCGACACGATGGTCGAACACGATTTCCATCACATCCCCGTCGTCGACGACGAGGAAGGCGTCATCGGGATGATCACGACATCGGATCTGGCGGGATACCTTTCACGCGTACAGCGACCGAGTCCCGCCGAATAG